From Pedobacter indicus, a single genomic window includes:
- a CDS encoding 5-(carboxyamino)imidazole ribonucleotide synthase: protein MAKEFYSDLRLGILGGGQLGRMLIQEAINVNASISVLDPDANAPCKKLCDYFEVGALDDFDTVYKFGKRVDLLTIEIEKVNVDALEKLEDEGVVVYPQARIIRLIQDKGLQKEFFKQNDIPTAPFQLISSREDLKTTHFKLPYIQKLRRDGYDGRGVMKIMSEGDIDKAFEAPSLIETWIDFEMEISVIVARNENGEVKAFPVVEMEFNPDVNLVEYLISPSLLPLEVQQGAERLAIKIAEDLQIVGLLAVEMFLTKEGELLVNELAPRPHNSGHHSIEGNITSQFAQHLRAIFNLPLGSTDVLTNAVMINLLGEPDFQGLARYTGLEKILKMEGVYVHLYGKKYTKPFRKMGHITIINENREKAIETARTVQQTIKVIA, encoded by the coding sequence ATGGCAAAAGAGTTTTATAGCGATTTGCGGTTAGGCATTCTGGGCGGGGGACAATTAGGCCGGATGCTAATCCAAGAAGCAATTAATGTTAATGCGAGCATTTCAGTGCTTGACCCGGATGCTAATGCTCCTTGCAAGAAGCTATGTGATTATTTTGAAGTGGGTGCGCTGGATGACTTTGACACTGTTTATAAATTTGGAAAACGGGTCGATCTCCTCACCATAGAAATTGAAAAGGTGAATGTGGATGCTTTGGAGAAATTAGAGGATGAAGGTGTTGTGGTATACCCTCAGGCGCGGATTATCAGACTGATCCAGGATAAAGGCTTACAGAAAGAGTTTTTTAAACAAAATGATATTCCGACTGCACCTTTTCAACTAATCTCATCGAGAGAAGATCTGAAAACAACACATTTTAAACTTCCTTATATTCAAAAGTTAAGAAGGGATGGTTATGATGGGCGGGGTGTTATGAAAATCATGTCAGAAGGTGATATTGACAAGGCTTTTGAAGCACCAAGCCTGATTGAAACCTGGATAGACTTTGAAATGGAAATCAGTGTCATCGTGGCTCGAAATGAAAATGGAGAGGTAAAAGCTTTTCCGGTAGTGGAAATGGAGTTTAATCCTGATGTAAACTTAGTTGAATACCTGATCTCCCCTTCGCTCCTTCCCCTAGAAGTTCAGCAAGGTGCAGAAAGGCTAGCCATAAAAATTGCGGAAGATCTGCAAATTGTTGGTCTGCTAGCGGTAGAAATGTTTCTGACGAAAGAGGGTGAACTTCTTGTTAACGAACTGGCGCCAAGACCTCACAACAGTGGGCATCATAGCATCGAAGGGAATATTACCTCCCAATTTGCGCAACATTTACGAGCAATATTCAACCTGCCACTTGGGAGTACGGACGTTTTGACCAATGCCGTGATGATTAACCTGCTTGGTGAACCAGATTTTCAAGGCTTAGCACGTTATACCGGACTGGAAAAAATATTAAAGATGGAAGGTGTCTATGTACACCTATATGGAAAGAAGTATACCAAGCCGTTCCGAAAGATGGGACATATTACCATTATTAATGAAAATCGTGAAAAGGCGATCGAAACGGCAAGGACGGTTCAACAGACTATTAAAGTAATTGCTTAA
- the fsa gene encoding fructose-6-phosphate aldolase, with amino-acid sequence MKFFIDTANLSQIKEAQDLGVLDGVTTNPSLMAKEGISGEENVINHYKAICDIVEGDVSAEVISTDYDGIIKEGEALAKLDEKIVVKVPMIKDGVKALKYFSSKGIKTNCTLVFSAGQALLAAKAGATYVSPFIGRLDDISTDGLSLIEDIRMIYDNYGFETQILAASVRHTMHILECAKIGADVMTGPLSAILALLKHPLTDSGLAQFLADHAKAAGK; translated from the coding sequence ATGAAATTTTTTATTGACACAGCCAATCTTTCTCAGATTAAAGAAGCACAAGATTTAGGTGTTTTAGACGGTGTAACCACCAATCCAAGTTTAATGGCTAAAGAAGGTATTAGCGGAGAAGAAAACGTTATTAACCACTATAAAGCTATTTGTGATATTGTTGAAGGGGATGTTAGTGCAGAGGTAATCTCTACAGACTATGATGGGATTATCAAAGAGGGTGAAGCATTGGCGAAACTAGATGAGAAGATCGTTGTCAAAGTTCCCATGATTAAAGACGGTGTAAAGGCATTGAAGTATTTTAGCTCGAAGGGAATTAAGACCAATTGTACGTTGGTATTTTCAGCGGGTCAGGCTTTGTTGGCCGCAAAAGCTGGTGCCACCTACGTATCTCCGTTCATCGGTCGGTTAGATGACATTTCAACAGACGGCTTATCATTAATCGAAGATATTCGTATGATTTACGATAACTATGGTTTTGAAACTCAAATATTAGCTGCATCCGTAAGGCACACCATGCACATTCTGGAGTGTGCGAAAATTGGTGCAGATGTCATGACAGGACCTCTATCTGCAATTTTAGCTCTTCTAAAACATCCGTTAACAGACAGTGGACTAGCTCAGTTCCTTGCTGATCATGCGAAAGCGGCTGGTAAATAA
- a CDS encoding YpdA family putative bacillithiol disulfide reductase produces the protein MRVSSLIDILIIGGGPIGLACGIAAKKAGLSYLILEKGCLVNSLYNYPLGMTFFSTAEKLEIGGLPFVSINPKPKRAEALEYYRRVSLTYDLDIHLFEEVKNIADEKEHFTVKTSKGEYHGKNVVIATGFYDEPMLLDIPGENLDKVFHYYREPHYFANQNVVVVGASNSSVDAALETYRKGANVTMVVRGQEIGQRVKYWVRPDIMNRISEGSIQIYFSSNLTEIRENEVDIQTPEGQITIPNDFVLALTGYRPNFSFLKKIGIKNSDKISKTPVYDPVTMETNVEGIYLAGVVCGGLNTHSWFIENSRIHADQIIQAIINKLNK, from the coding sequence ATGCGAGTCAGTAGCTTAATTGATATACTTATAATCGGCGGCGGCCCCATAGGTTTAGCCTGTGGGATCGCCGCAAAAAAAGCTGGTTTGTCGTATTTAATCCTTGAAAAAGGATGTCTTGTTAACTCCCTTTACAACTACCCTCTAGGAATGACTTTCTTTTCTACAGCCGAAAAGCTGGAGATTGGAGGGCTGCCTTTTGTTAGCATCAATCCGAAGCCTAAGCGGGCGGAAGCGCTGGAATATTACCGTCGGGTTTCACTCACGTATGACCTGGATATTCACCTTTTCGAGGAGGTGAAAAATATTGCTGATGAAAAAGAGCACTTTACGGTAAAAACAAGTAAAGGAGAGTATCATGGCAAAAACGTAGTTATTGCAACTGGTTTTTACGACGAACCCATGTTATTGGATATACCGGGTGAGAATCTGGACAAGGTATTCCATTATTATCGCGAACCTCATTATTTTGCTAATCAAAATGTCGTGGTGGTGGGAGCAAGCAACTCTTCGGTAGATGCAGCTTTGGAGACTTACCGAAAAGGTGCTAATGTGACCATGGTGGTACGCGGACAGGAAATTGGACAGCGTGTAAAGTATTGGGTGCGACCAGACATAATGAACCGAATTTCAGAAGGGTCTATTCAGATTTATTTTTCTAGTAATCTGACCGAAATTCGTGAGAACGAAGTTGATATCCAGACACCGGAAGGACAGATAACGATCCCGAACGACTTTGTACTGGCCCTGACAGGGTATCGACCAAACTTTTCTTTCCTAAAGAAAATCGGCATCAAAAACAGCGATAAAATTAGTAAAACGCCGGTTTACGATCCGGTAACAATGGAAACTAATGTAGAAGGCATTTACCTGGCTGGCGTTGTTTGTGGGGGACTGAACACTCATTCCTGGTTTATAGAAAATTCAAGGATCCATGCGGATCAAATAATTCAAGCGATCATTAATAAACTAAATAAATAA
- the gltB gene encoding glutamate synthase large subunit, whose amino-acid sequence MNKLTQTEGLYRTEFEHDACGVGFVAHVKGEKSHQQIVDALVMLENMEHRGACGCDPDSGDGAGIMFQIPHQFLWDECISLDILLKEPGHYGVGMAFLPKEEEAHARCRAIIEAAAIDRGFDFLGFREVPVNPEGIGVTALSVEPSIVQFFVDRPRDIKTTEDFERKLYVLRRLIVQEIKKTQQEIQEHFYVTSLSCQTIVYKGQLTTAQVRSYFTDLHDERVVSAFGLVHSRFSTNTFPSWKLAQPFRFVAHNGEINTLTGNLNWFYAGMESLVSPYFSEEEMEILLPVIDKGQSDSACLDNVAELLMHCGRSLPHVMLMMVPEAWDGNTQMDPIKKAFYEFHATLVEPWDGPAALCFTNGKMIGAMLDRNGLRPLRYSITSDDRVVVASETGALPLNEELVIKKGRLQPGKIFLIDMEKGEISSDETVKAELANKQPYADWLDQYKIRLDDLAEPRVTFTYLAKESVFRYQQTFGYSREDIQDILIPMALEGKEPIGAMGTDVPLAVLSNQAQHLSSYFKQYFAQVTNPPIDPIRERLVMSLATFIGNGGNIVDENKMHCHCVALEHPVLTSKELEKLRSIDTGVFQAKTLQTYFRADETPGALEDGLTRLCRYAEDAVKDGFEVIILSDRAIDSQHAAIPSLLAVSAVHHHLIKTGHRGSVGLVVEAGDVWEVHHFACLLAFGATAINPYLALASIRTLKEQGSIGTDLKWADLKKNYVKSICAGLLKIFSKMGISTLQSYHGAQIFEILGINKEVVDRYFCGAVSRIGGLGLDEIAKEVLIKHRRGFTSSRSKSHLLPEGGLYSWRRRGESHLFNPETVHLLQKACRTNDYETYKAYSATISQQSDKYYTLRNILEFAYHRPAVPLEEVEPIESIMKRFATGAMSFGSISHEAHSTLAIAMNRIGGKSNTGEGGEDEIRYEKLENGDSMRSAIKQIASARFGVTSHYLSQADELQIKMAQGAKPGEGGQLPGHKVDDWIAKVRHSTPGVGLISPPPHHDIYSIEDLKQLIFDLKNANRAARINVKLVSKAGVGTIAAGVAKAHADVILIAGYDGGTGASPISSIKHAGLPWELGLAEAHQTLVKNRLRSRVVLQADGQMKTAKDIAIATLLGAEEWGVATAALVAGGCIMMRKCHLNTCPVGVATQDPELRKLFTGQPDHIVNLFQFIAEELREIMASLGFRTINEMVGKAQFLKRKEEISHWKIDRLDLSDVLYVAHDADPKALYNTEAQDHEMDSILDWELLKQAQNSLESKTPVFGTFDLKNTDRTIGTLLSNEVSKVYGSEGLPDNTINYKFTGYAGQSFGAFAAKGLSFELEGEANDYVGKGLSGAQLAIYPRKESVYNASENIIIGNVALYGATSGRLFVRGQAGERFAVRNSGAAAVVEGLGDHGCEYMTGGRVLVLGETGRNFAAGMSGGIAWIYDVSGTFHERCNGEMVDLEKLDTQDETEIISLLKKHIHLTGSDLATHLLDHWQDVKPFFIKVFPREYKQVLLAKSLVNN is encoded by the coding sequence ATGAACAAATTAACACAGACAGAAGGCTTGTATCGTACTGAATTTGAACACGATGCTTGCGGGGTGGGGTTCGTGGCCCATGTAAAAGGAGAGAAATCGCATCAGCAGATCGTTGATGCATTGGTTATGCTGGAGAATATGGAGCACCGCGGAGCTTGTGGTTGCGATCCGGATAGTGGTGACGGCGCAGGGATCATGTTTCAAATTCCACATCAGTTTTTATGGGATGAATGTATTTCTTTAGATATTCTACTGAAAGAGCCGGGGCATTATGGTGTCGGTATGGCTTTTTTACCGAAAGAAGAAGAGGCTCATGCCCGTTGTCGCGCCATCATTGAGGCAGCCGCCATCGACAGAGGCTTTGATTTTCTTGGTTTTCGTGAAGTTCCTGTTAATCCTGAAGGGATTGGTGTAACTGCGTTAAGTGTAGAACCTTCCATTGTTCAATTCTTTGTAGATCGTCCCCGTGACATCAAAACAACTGAAGATTTCGAGCGTAAGCTATATGTTCTCCGCCGACTGATTGTTCAGGAAATCAAAAAAACACAGCAGGAAATACAGGAGCACTTTTATGTGACTTCTCTTTCTTGCCAAACCATTGTTTATAAAGGTCAATTGACCACCGCTCAGGTCCGGTCTTATTTTACGGATCTTCATGACGAGCGTGTTGTGTCAGCATTCGGACTGGTGCATTCACGTTTTTCAACCAATACGTTTCCCTCGTGGAAGTTGGCCCAGCCTTTCCGTTTTGTAGCTCATAACGGTGAGATTAATACATTAACCGGAAATTTGAATTGGTTTTATGCAGGAATGGAATCCTTGGTCTCGCCTTATTTTTCGGAAGAAGAAATGGAAATTCTCTTGCCGGTGATTGATAAGGGTCAGTCAGATTCCGCTTGTCTGGATAACGTAGCCGAGCTATTGATGCACTGTGGGCGTTCGCTTCCTCATGTGATGCTGATGATGGTTCCGGAGGCATGGGATGGCAATACGCAGATGGATCCGATAAAAAAAGCTTTTTACGAATTCCACGCCACATTAGTTGAGCCTTGGGATGGGCCTGCTGCGCTATGTTTTACAAACGGGAAGATGATCGGGGCAATGTTGGACCGCAATGGACTTCGTCCGCTGCGCTACTCGATTACAAGTGACGACCGGGTGGTAGTGGCTTCAGAAACTGGTGCGTTGCCGCTGAATGAAGAGTTGGTTATTAAAAAAGGTCGCCTGCAACCAGGAAAGATTTTTTTAATCGATATGGAAAAAGGTGAAATCAGCAGCGATGAAACTGTCAAGGCCGAACTTGCGAATAAACAACCTTATGCCGATTGGTTAGATCAATACAAGATCAGGTTGGATGATCTGGCTGAACCACGTGTCACCTTTACCTATCTTGCTAAAGAATCTGTATTCCGTTATCAGCAGACCTTTGGCTATTCCAGAGAGGATATACAGGATATTTTAATACCGATGGCTTTAGAAGGTAAAGAACCGATTGGAGCTATGGGTACCGATGTGCCTCTGGCCGTTTTGTCCAATCAGGCGCAACATCTTTCAAGCTATTTCAAACAGTACTTCGCTCAGGTAACCAATCCGCCGATCGACCCGATCCGCGAACGATTGGTCATGAGTTTGGCTACTTTTATAGGTAACGGTGGCAATATCGTCGATGAAAATAAAATGCACTGTCATTGTGTAGCACTTGAGCACCCGGTATTGACCAGCAAAGAACTGGAAAAGCTGCGGAGTATCGATACAGGGGTTTTCCAGGCCAAAACTTTGCAGACCTATTTCCGTGCAGATGAAACTCCCGGCGCATTAGAGGACGGATTAACGCGACTATGTCGCTACGCTGAAGATGCAGTAAAAGACGGTTTTGAAGTTATTATCTTATCCGATCGGGCAATCGACTCCCAACATGCGGCTATACCTTCGTTATTGGCGGTTTCGGCTGTCCATCATCATTTGATTAAAACAGGTCATCGAGGTTCGGTTGGTTTGGTTGTTGAAGCAGGGGATGTATGGGAGGTTCATCATTTTGCCTGTCTGTTGGCCTTTGGGGCGACAGCCATTAACCCATACCTTGCACTCGCTTCCATCCGCACGCTAAAAGAACAGGGATCTATTGGTACCGATCTGAAATGGGCAGATCTGAAAAAAAATTATGTAAAGTCGATCTGTGCCGGACTGCTGAAGATATTCTCGAAAATGGGTATATCGACACTGCAATCTTATCACGGTGCTCAGATTTTTGAAATACTGGGAATCAATAAGGAAGTTGTGGATCGCTATTTCTGTGGCGCTGTCTCCAGAATCGGGGGGCTCGGTCTGGATGAGATTGCAAAAGAGGTTCTAATTAAACACAGAAGGGGTTTTACTTCCAGTAGATCAAAAAGTCATTTATTACCAGAAGGGGGCTTGTACTCCTGGAGGCGCAGAGGTGAGTCGCATCTATTTAACCCCGAAACCGTCCATTTGCTCCAAAAAGCTTGTCGTACAAACGACTACGAGACATACAAAGCTTATTCAGCGACAATCAGTCAGCAAAGCGATAAGTATTATACGTTGCGCAATATCCTTGAATTTGCTTACCATCGTCCGGCAGTTCCGTTAGAAGAGGTGGAGCCGATTGAAAGCATCATGAAGCGTTTTGCTACGGGGGCTATGTCTTTTGGATCGATTTCACATGAAGCACACAGCACACTGGCTATTGCGATGAACCGTATTGGTGGAAAGAGTAATACAGGTGAAGGGGGAGAAGATGAAATTCGCTATGAAAAGCTGGAAAATGGCGATTCGATGCGTTCCGCTATTAAGCAGATCGCCTCAGCGCGTTTTGGTGTGACCTCTCACTATTTGAGCCAGGCTGATGAATTACAGATCAAAATGGCACAGGGCGCTAAACCCGGTGAAGGAGGGCAACTTCCCGGACATAAGGTGGATGACTGGATTGCAAAAGTTCGCCATTCCACTCCCGGGGTAGGTTTGATTTCACCTCCGCCACATCATGATATCTATTCGATCGAAGATCTAAAGCAATTGATATTCGATTTGAAAAATGCGAACCGTGCGGCACGGATTAATGTTAAACTGGTCTCAAAAGCCGGAGTCGGTACAATAGCTGCGGGTGTTGCCAAAGCCCATGCGGATGTTATTTTAATCGCCGGTTATGACGGCGGAACGGGGGCTTCGCCTATCAGCTCGATTAAGCATGCCGGATTGCCATGGGAACTTGGTTTGGCAGAAGCACATCAAACCCTTGTGAAAAACCGCTTGCGCAGTCGGGTGGTCCTTCAAGCAGATGGACAAATGAAAACGGCTAAAGATATTGCAATCGCCACACTTTTAGGTGCAGAAGAGTGGGGCGTGGCAACAGCCGCCCTAGTAGCAGGAGGGTGTATCATGATGCGTAAATGCCATCTGAATACCTGTCCCGTGGGCGTTGCTACGCAAGATCCGGAACTGAGGAAATTGTTTACCGGTCAACCGGATCATATCGTCAACCTATTTCAGTTCATCGCCGAGGAGCTCCGTGAAATCATGGCATCATTAGGCTTCCGGACGATCAATGAAATGGTGGGTAAAGCTCAATTTTTAAAACGTAAGGAAGAAATCTCACATTGGAAAATTGATAGGCTCGATTTAAGTGATGTATTATATGTGGCCCATGATGCGGATCCCAAAGCATTGTACAATACCGAGGCACAGGATCATGAAATGGACAGTATTCTGGATTGGGAGCTGTTGAAACAAGCACAAAATTCGCTTGAAAGCAAAACACCAGTTTTTGGAACCTTTGATTTGAAAAACACAGATCGTACCATCGGTACGCTGTTGTCGAACGAGGTGTCGAAAGTTTACGGATCTGAAGGCTTACCTGACAATACCATCAATTACAAATTTACTGGTTATGCCGGACAGAGTTTCGGGGCTTTCGCCGCAAAAGGCTTGTCTTTCGAATTGGAAGGTGAGGCTAATGATTATGTAGGCAAGGGGCTTTCCGGAGCACAGTTAGCCATTTATCCGCGAAAAGAGAGTGTCTACAACGCCAGTGAAAATATCATCATCGGAAATGTGGCTCTCTACGGCGCAACTTCCGGTCGACTATTTGTTCGTGGGCAGGCCGGTGAGCGTTTTGCAGTGCGTAACTCTGGTGCTGCGGCCGTAGTAGAAGGCTTGGGTGATCATGGATGCGAATACATGACCGGAGGAAGGGTTCTGGTACTTGGTGAAACCGGCCGGAACTTCGCTGCGGGGATGAGTGGCGGTATTGCCTGGATATACGATGTTTCCGGAACTTTCCATGAACGATGCAATGGTGAGATGGTCGATCTGGAGAAACTGGACACGCAAGACGAAACGGAAATTATTTCCTTACTGAAAAAACATATACACCTTACAGGTAGTGATTTGGCAACACATCTTCTGGATCATTGGCAGGATGTTAAACCTTTCTTTATCAAGGTATTCCCACGCGAATACAAACAGGTTTTATTAGCTAAATCATTGGTAAACAATTAA
- the mnmA gene encoding tRNA 2-thiouridine(34) synthase MnmA, protein MSKRGRVLVAMSGGVDSSVAAVMLHEQGYEVIGLTMKTWDYASSGGSSKETGCCSLDSINDARALAVAYGFPHYILDIRNEFSGSVIDNFVEEYIAGRTPNPCVLCNTHIKWEALLKRANHLDCEFIATGHYANIRVHDNGRYVVSKGKDENKDQSYVLWGVSQENLARTRFPLGNFSKTEIRQMAEDMGQHELATKSESYEICFVPNNDYRSFLRHQVTDLDDRIGPGNFTLSDGTVVGKHEGYPYYTIGQRKGLGIALGRPVFVLEIIPETNTVVIGDEVELQRSAATVRNINLMKYASLEEPMEAITKVRYKDAGMTSTLSQNGDTMQVEFHHAVKGIAPGQSAVFYEGNDVIGGGFLA, encoded by the coding sequence ATGAGCAAAAGAGGAAGAGTTTTAGTGGCAATGAGTGGCGGCGTGGACAGTTCGGTAGCTGCCGTTATGCTTCATGAACAAGGTTATGAGGTTATTGGCCTGACCATGAAAACATGGGACTATGCTTCTTCTGGCGGTTCATCAAAAGAAACGGGGTGCTGCAGTCTGGATAGCATTAACGATGCTCGTGCATTGGCAGTAGCCTATGGCTTTCCGCATTATATATTGGATATACGAAATGAGTTCTCGGGATCTGTTATAGATAATTTTGTTGAAGAATATATTGCGGGGCGTACACCCAACCCCTGTGTTTTGTGTAATACACACATCAAATGGGAAGCTTTGCTCAAAAGAGCGAACCATTTGGATTGTGAGTTTATTGCTACAGGACATTATGCCAATATACGCGTGCACGATAATGGCCGCTATGTGGTGTCAAAAGGAAAAGATGAAAATAAGGATCAGTCTTATGTACTCTGGGGCGTGTCTCAAGAGAATTTAGCGCGGACTCGTTTTCCGTTGGGGAATTTTAGCAAAACGGAAATTAGGCAAATGGCTGAAGATATGGGGCAACATGAGCTTGCTACCAAATCAGAAAGTTATGAAATATGCTTTGTACCAAACAATGATTATCGTTCTTTCCTTCGCCACCAGGTAACGGATCTGGATGATCGTATCGGACCAGGTAACTTTACACTAAGCGATGGAACCGTTGTGGGGAAACATGAAGGCTATCCTTATTATACTATTGGTCAGCGTAAAGGCTTGGGCATTGCTTTAGGGCGCCCGGTATTTGTATTGGAGATTATCCCGGAAACCAATACCGTAGTTATCGGCGATGAGGTTGAATTGCAACGCTCTGCCGCTACTGTCCGAAATATCAACCTGATGAAATATGCCTCGTTGGAAGAGCCCATGGAAGCAATAACTAAGGTACGGTATAAAGATGCAGGAATGACCAGCACACTTAGTCAAAACGG
- the purE gene encoding 5-(carboxyamino)imidazole ribonucleotide mutase codes for MANHNLAEVAIIMGSKSDLPVMQDAADILKELGVHYEITIVSAHRTPERLFDFSKSAASRGLKVIIAGAGGAAHLPGMVASITHVPVIGVPVKSSNSIDGWDSVLSILQMPNGIPVATVALNAAKNAGILAAQILATSDEQLAQNLIHYKEQLRQKVEETAKEIEEQNNK; via the coding sequence ATGGCAAATCATAACCTCGCGGAAGTCGCTATCATCATGGGTAGTAAATCTGACCTTCCTGTCATGCAGGATGCAGCGGATATCTTGAAAGAACTGGGTGTGCACTATGAAATTACAATTGTTTCTGCGCACCGCACACCCGAACGTTTGTTTGATTTTTCAAAGAGCGCGGCTTCCCGTGGATTGAAGGTTATCATAGCCGGTGCCGGCGGTGCAGCGCATCTTCCTGGTATGGTGGCCTCGATCACGCATGTACCTGTTATTGGAGTTCCGGTTAAATCGTCCAACTCGATTGATGGGTGGGATTCGGTTTTATCGATTCTACAAATGCCCAATGGTATCCCAGTAGCGACGGTAGCCCTGAATGCTGCTAAAAACGCGGGTATCTTAGCAGCGCAAATCTTAGCCACCTCAGACGAACAGTTAGCTCAAAACCTGATACATTATAAAGAACAACTAAGACAAAAAGTTGAAGAAACAGCGAAAGAAATCGAAGAGCAAAACAATAAGTGA